The Intrasporangium calvum DSM 43043 sequence AAGCGCGCCTTCGGCGACCACACCGACAACATCGCGGTCACCGCGACGAAGTCGATGACCGGCCACCTCCTCGGCGCCGCCGGTGCCCTCGAGGCCGTGTTGACGATCCTTGCGGTGCACCACCGGACCGTGCCCGCGACGATCAACCTCGACAACCAGGACCCGGCGATCCCGCTCAACGTCGTCAGGGGTGAGCACCTGACGCTGCCCTCCGGTGACGTGGCCGCCCTGAACAACTCGTTCGGCTTCGGCGGCCACAACGTGGCCCTGGCGATCAAGAGCGTCTGACGACGCCCCCATCCCGTATGCCGCTGGGCCGGGTCCGCGTCGATCGCGCGGTCCCGGCCCAGTGGCGTCCGGGTCTCCTGACCCTCAGCCCTTGACGCAGAGCAGGGTCGTGAGCCGGGCCACCACCTCCACGAGCGGGTTCGCCCCCGTCGTCTGGGCCGCGATGACCGACTCGAGGTCCTTGTAGGCACCGGGGATCTCGTCCAGGACCCCCGCATCCTTGCGGCACTCGACCCCCAGGGTCTGCGCCTGGAGGTCCTCCACGGTGAACCGCCGCTTGGCTGCGTTCCTCGACATCCGTCGCCCGGCCCCGTGGCTGGCCGAGTTGTAGGACTGCTCGCTGCCCAGGCCGCGCACGACGTACGACCCGGTGCCCATCGACCCGGGGATGAGACCGAGGTCCCCGGCGCCGGCACGGATCGCACCTTTCCTCGTGACGATGACGTCGACGCCGTCGTAGGACTCCTCCGAGACGTAGTTGTGGTGGCACCGCACCGGCTCGTCGAACCTCACGTGCGGGAAGTGCTGTGCGACGACCTCCCGCGTGCTCGCCATCATCACCTCCCGGTTGAGCAGCGCGTACTCCTGCGCCCAGTACAGGTCGTGGAGGTAGGCCGCCATCTCCTCCGTGTCGGCGAGGAAGACGGCCAGGTCCCGGTCGGGCAGGCCGAGGTTGTGCTCCAGCGTCTTGGCCGTCTCGATGTGCCGGTCGGCGAGCTCCTTGCCGATGTTGCGGGACCCCGAGTGGAGCATGAGCCAGATCCGGCCGTCGTCGCCCTCGCAGAGCTCCCAGAAGTGGTTCCCGGAGCCGAGCGAGCCGCACTGCGCCCGGGCCCGTCCCTGACGCTCGGCGATCTTGGGGGCCCGCAGCTCGCTGAACCGCCCCATGAGTGAGTCGACGCGTGCGGCGAGCACCTGGTCCCGCCCGAGGACGGGGGCTGACCCGTTGTGCGCCGCCCACCCCACCGGCATGACCTGCTCCACGGCGGCCCGGAGCGGGCCCAGGTCATCGGGGAGGTCGGAGGCTGTGAGGCTGGTGCGCACGGCCGTCATGCCACAGCCGATGTCGACCCCCACGGCCGCCGGGGACACGGCGTCGCGCATCGCGATGACCGAGCCGACGGTCGCGCCCTTGCCCAGGTGGACGTCGGGCATGACTCGCACTCCGTGGACCCACGGGAGCGCGCTGATGTTCCGCAGCTGCTCCTGGGCCGCCGGCTCGACGTCGGCAGGGTCGGCCCACATCAGCGTTGATGCGCTCGCGCCGGGGAGTGCGACCGGGAAGGTCTGCATGGAGGGGTTCCTTTCAGGGCGGGAACCTCGAGGCTGGTGCCCGAGGCGGTGGGTGTGAGGTTTCGTCGCGCTGGGCAAGCTCCGGACGGGAGCTCGCCCAGCGGCATACGGCTGGCTGCGCGCCGTCAGGCGCTCGCGGATCCGCGGTGCTGCGGTGGCCGGACGTTCCCGGGGAGGTCGGTGGTGCTCCGCCCGCGACCGAGGAGCTCACCGCCCCAGACGCCCCACTCCCGCCGCTCCTGGGCGACGGCGAGACAGGAGTGAACGACCGGGCAGCCGCGACACACCGCCTTGGCCTGCGCAGCCTCGGACTCCGTCGCAGGCCAGAAAAGCTCAGGGTCCGCGGCGGTGCACGGCGGCGTGACGTCCCCCGGCACCAAGGGGTGGTCCCCCGCAGCCGTGGGGGCCCTGCCCTCCACAGTGTCGCGACCCCGCGCACCCGAACGTGCTTCGGCCATCGGCCGGGTGGTGAGGTTCAGGCGGTGTCGGCTCATGTGACGGGCTCCTTCCCGTGTGGTGTCGGTGTGCCGGTGGCGTGGCGGGCGAAGCGCAGCTGAGCTCGCGTTGGGACGTAGGGCTGCCACCGGAGGGGCAGGTGCGCCTCCTCCGGGGTCCGGTCGCCCTTGCGGCCGTTGCAGTCGTCGCACGCGGCCACGGCGTTGAGCCAGGAGGTCGCCCCGCCGCGCGATCGAGGCAGGACGTGGTCCATGGTCGTCGCGGCGAACCGGCCGCAGTAGGCGCACTGGCCCCGGTCGCGCAGGAGGACGCCCTCGCGGGAGTAGGTGGCCCGGGTCCGCGAGTAGAGCCACTTCTGCTCGACGTAACGCACGAGCCGGACGACGAGTGGGACCTGGTAGGGGCCGAGCGTCTCGGACTCGTGCACCGAGACGGGCGTGGCGACGCCGCGCCAGATCATCTGCACCGCGTGCCGCACCGACACCCGGTGAAGGAGTGTCTCGTCGGCGTTCCACACCTCGACCTGGGTCATCGTCGATCCCTCCTTCTTCTGGTCGCCTGGTGTCGTCGCTGGGTCTGCCCCGGCCGGGTGGCCGGGTGAGAAAACAAGAGCCGCCGTCCGGGCGTCGACGGTGGCTGCGGGCCCGAACCCCGGGTTCAGCGGTGGTGAGACGAGGACCCGACCGCGTGCCGCAAGCCTGCCACGGGGGGCCTGTGGCCTGACATCGGTTTTCCACAGGGCGTGGTGAGGGCCCGGACGCACGAACCGTCCGGGCCCTCGTTGCCGACCAGCGCTGGAGACGAGCGCCGTCGACCGACCGTCAGCCGACCTGGTGCAGCCACCTCACGGGGGCTCCGTCGCCGGCGTAGCGGAACGGTTCGAGCTCGTCGTCCCAGGGGACGCCGAGGAGCAGGTCCATCTCGTCCTGGAGGGCCGCCGCGTCGCCGCGGCTGCGGAGCATCGCCTCGCGCAGCCGGTCCTCCTGCACGACGACGTCACCGCTGACGCTCGTCATGGCGTGGTGGATGCCCAGGCTCGGGGTGTAGGACCAGCGCGCCCCGTCGGAGACGGGCGTCGGGTCCTCGGTCACCTCGTACCGCAGGCCCTCCCAGCCGCGGAGGGCACTGGCCAACTCGGCTCCAGTGCCCACCGCGGCTGTCCAGGAGAGCTCCGTGCGAACCGTGCGGGGCAGGATCGGCTGTGGCGTCCACGCCAAGGAGACCCGTTGGTCGAGGACGGCCTCGATCGCCCACGTGATGTGGGGGCACAGCGCCGTCGGGGCGCCGTGAACGAAGACCACGCCGCGCGTCGAGTGACGCGGGGTGGACGGCATCGCGACAGACATCCTGGCCTCCTCACCTGCAAGGGACGTCTTCCCCAACGACCTCGCGTGTGGCGGTCAGCTCGTGCTGCCGGCGTTCGTGTGAAGTTGTATGCCGCTCAGCTCGCTTCCGCGAGCACCTGACCATTGTGCACCACCAGTCCCACGGGCACCAGCAATGGAGGTCGCCGTGTTCGGCTGGGCAAGAGCGCCGGGCCCCGGCTCAGCGGGTTCTGGGCGTTCCTGGGAAGAGATAGACCTCGTTCTCGCGCACCTCGACGCGATGCGTCGCGACCGGTTTCGTGGCGGGTAGGCACATCGGCTCGCCCGTGCCGAGGCAGAAGCGGGTGGCGTGCAGCGGACACTCGACCTCGCCGGCCTCGATCCATCCCTCGGCGAGCGAGGCGTCCTCGTGCGAGCAGGTGTCGTCGAGCGCGTAGTAGGTGCCGTCGTCGTCGCGGAAGAGCGAGATGGGCTGCTCGGTGCCGGTCAGCTCCTGTGGGAGGACGAGTGCCTCCCCGGGCTCGACGTCATCCACCGCGGCAACGCGGATCCCCTCGGTCATGAGCTCTCCTTCGACTGACAACGGTGGTGCGAGCCTAGGACCCGCAGCGGTGGATCGTGCGGCCGGGTGCGCGGCCGGCCGGTGTCACGACGTGAGGTTCGGGCCGTCAGCGATGCGCCATTCGAGGACTCCGTCGGTGGCCCGCCGGGCGGTCACCCCTCGGGCAGTGAGCAGGCGCACCGCGTCTCGCGCGAGGACGCAGTACCGCCCACGGCAGTAGGCGACGACCTCCCGGTCCGTCGGCAGGTCGGCGATCCGCTCCCCCAGCTCGTCGAGCGGGATGTGGATGGCCCCCTCGACATGGC is a genomic window containing:
- a CDS encoding RtcB family protein, with amino-acid sequence MQTFPVALPGASASTLMWADPADVEPAAQEQLRNISALPWVHGVRVMPDVHLGKGATVGSVIAMRDAVSPAAVGVDIGCGMTAVRTSLTASDLPDDLGPLRAAVEQVMPVGWAAHNGSAPVLGRDQVLAARVDSLMGRFSELRAPKIAERQGRARAQCGSLGSGNHFWELCEGDDGRIWLMLHSGSRNIGKELADRHIETAKTLEHNLGLPDRDLAVFLADTEEMAAYLHDLYWAQEYALLNREVMMASTREVVAQHFPHVRFDEPVRCHHNYVSEESYDGVDVIVTRKGAIRAGAGDLGLIPGSMGTGSYVVRGLGSEQSYNSASHGAGRRMSRNAAKRRFTVEDLQAQTLGVECRKDAGVLDEIPGAYKDLESVIAAQTTGANPLVEVVARLTTLLCVKG
- a CDS encoding WhiB family transcriptional regulator; this translates as MSRHRLNLTTRPMAEARSGARGRDTVEGRAPTAAGDHPLVPGDVTPPCTAADPELFWPATESEAAQAKAVCRGCPVVHSCLAVAQERREWGVWGGELLGRGRSTTDLPGNVRPPQHRGSASA
- a CDS encoding bifunctional 3-phenylpropionate/cinnamic acid dioxygenase ferredoxin subunit produces the protein MTEGIRVAAVDDVEPGEALVLPQELTGTEQPISLFRDDDGTYYALDDTCSHEDASLAEGWIEAGEVECPLHATRFCLGTGEPMCLPATKPVATHRVEVRENEVYLFPGTPRTR
- a CDS encoding HNH endonuclease gives rise to the protein MTQVEVWNADETLLHRVSVRHAVQMIWRGVATPVSVHESETLGPYQVPLVVRLVRYVEQKWLYSRTRATYSREGVLLRDRGQCAYCGRFAATTMDHVLPRSRGGATSWLNAVAACDDCNGRKGDRTPEEAHLPLRWQPYVPTRAQLRFARHATGTPTPHGKEPVT
- a CDS encoding DUF3145 domain-containing protein codes for the protein MSVAMPSTPRHSTRGVVFVHGAPTALCPHITWAIEAVLDQRVSLAWTPQPILPRTVRTELSWTAAVGTGAELASALRGWEGLRYEVTEDPTPVSDGARWSYTPSLGIHHAMTSVSGDVVVQEDRLREAMLRSRGDAAALQDEMDLLLGVPWDDELEPFRYAGDGAPVRWLHQVG